One genomic window of Pseudohongiella acticola includes the following:
- a CDS encoding DUF4153 domain-containing protein, with product MIDTDIKSSTGISRASLAVPLAVGLGVAADQLILRQGLTGVGFLCWMVILLASVHFLVRSEKESRWQIYWSVFALAAAFLLSYRATPVLVPMMLLVLLGCGVNWLLQHRAINSRSISVLDYPWTTLRLPLLFLLSLRYAAGDVDPALLPRSRVRGVIKGLLLAAPMLLVFALLFASADARFDGYLSTVSQVFSFMAVEHLITMTLMSIVAFGLLAMALHKPDPGQVEVSQTLSLGREETLIIMGSLVLLFLVFVVLQAGYLFGGQSIIEQTSGLTLAEYARRGFFEMLVVAGLTLMLLLAMSGLRCDLRYYRPLAAIMVLLVLIIMISALQRLLLYVDAFGLTMDRLLALGVMLWLAGSLVGFVMTVLRGCPQGFAFGSVVFGMILLLVAGFMNPAAWVAKTNLERALVSGDNQVDVTYLRRLGADAVPVVLTMFDDLPDQVQCELGRFLTEAWSVEQSATDWRQWNASRVAAQRQVDLNRDKLRRVFDQQLDEFMTSVIPRQGVGIFKVC from the coding sequence ATGATTGACACTGACATAAAATCATCAACCGGTATCAGCCGGGCAAGTCTGGCGGTGCCGCTGGCCGTTGGGCTGGGTGTTGCTGCCGACCAGCTGATACTTCGGCAAGGGCTGACAGGTGTCGGCTTCCTGTGCTGGATGGTCATATTGCTGGCCTCTGTGCATTTTTTGGTTCGCTCTGAAAAGGAGTCGCGATGGCAAATCTACTGGTCGGTGTTTGCACTGGCGGCGGCCTTCCTGCTGAGCTACAGGGCAACGCCAGTGCTGGTACCGATGATGCTACTGGTGCTGCTGGGTTGTGGCGTCAACTGGCTGTTGCAACATCGTGCAATCAACAGCCGGAGTATCAGCGTGCTCGATTATCCATGGACAACACTTCGCTTGCCGTTATTGTTTCTGTTGTCACTGCGGTATGCGGCCGGCGATGTTGACCCGGCTCTGTTGCCGCGCAGTCGCGTTCGCGGCGTGATCAAAGGTCTGCTATTGGCGGCGCCGATGCTGCTGGTGTTTGCTCTGCTGTTTGCCTCCGCCGATGCGCGCTTCGACGGTTATCTGTCCACAGTGTCACAGGTGTTTTCATTCATGGCGGTCGAGCACCTGATCACCATGACACTGATGTCAATTGTGGCTTTTGGCTTGTTGGCCATGGCGCTACATAAACCTGATCCGGGTCAGGTCGAGGTATCCCAGACCTTAAGCCTGGGTCGCGAAGAAACTCTGATCATCATGGGTTCGCTGGTACTGCTGTTTCTGGTGTTTGTGGTGCTACAGGCAGGTTACCTGTTTGGTGGGCAGAGCATAATCGAGCAGACCAGTGGTCTGACGCTGGCCGAATACGCACGCCGTGGTTTTTTTGAGATGCTGGTGGTCGCGGGGCTGACACTGATGCTGTTACTGGCCATGTCCGGATTACGTTGCGATTTACGCTACTATCGACCACTGGCTGCAATCATGGTGTTGCTGGTGTTGATCATCATGATCTCAGCCTTGCAGCGCCTGTTGCTGTACGTCGACGCGTTCGGGCTGACCATGGACCGGCTGCTGGCGCTGGGGGTTATGTTGTGGCTTGCGGGCAGCCTGGTGGGGTTTGTGATGACGGTGCTGCGCGGGTGTCCGCAGGGTTTTGCGTTTGGCTCGGTCGTGTTTGGCATGATATTGCTGCTGGTTGCGGGATTCATGAACCCGGCTGCATGGGTCGCGAAAACCAATCTGGAGCGAGCACTGGTGTCCGGTGATAACCAGGTTGATGTGACCTATCTGAGGCGCCTGGGGGCGGATGCGGTTCCGGTAGTGCTGACAATGTTTGATGACCTTCCAGACCAGGTGCAATGTGAGTTGGGCAGGTTTTTGACTGAGGCCTGGTCTGTTGAGCAGAGCGCGACGGACTGGCGGCAGTGGAACGCAAGTCGTGTCGCAGCGCAGCGTCAGGTAGATCTGAACAGAGATAAACTGAGACGGGTATTTGACCAGCAACTGGATGAATTCATGACCAGCGTCATTCCCCGGCAAGGTGTCGGGATTTTTAAGGTGTGTTGA
- a CDS encoding enoyl-CoA hydratase: MISSSDPHISYQNSHGVLVLQINRPDKKNALTQTMYAALAQGIVAADKDDDIKVILIRGTEECFTSGNDVNDFVKAPDMGTERPSVQFMKAIGHARKPVIAAVGGLAIGIGTTMLLHCDLVYAAEESFMQLPFTRLGLCPEAGSSLLLQQIVGHQRASELLLLGERFSAQKAREYGIVNEVLPAAGYLEHAMNKAHELARLPADAVQTSKALIKRNQAKPLDDIITTELEEFARLLQSPDAQAVFQAFLNKKSRA; the protein is encoded by the coding sequence ATGATTTCTTCATCAGACCCGCACATCAGCTACCAGAACTCCCACGGCGTTCTGGTGCTCCAGATCAACCGCCCCGACAAAAAGAATGCATTGACCCAGACCATGTACGCAGCGCTGGCGCAAGGTATCGTTGCGGCAGACAAAGATGATGACATCAAGGTCATCCTGATTCGCGGCACTGAGGAGTGTTTTACCAGCGGGAACGACGTTAACGATTTTGTCAAAGCCCCGGATATGGGCACCGAGCGCCCGTCAGTGCAGTTCATGAAGGCCATTGGTCATGCCCGTAAACCGGTCATTGCGGCCGTGGGCGGTCTCGCCATTGGTATTGGCACCACCATGCTGCTGCACTGTGACCTGGTGTATGCCGCGGAAGAGTCTTTCATGCAGCTGCCGTTTACCCGCCTGGGCCTCTGTCCTGAAGCCGGTTCCAGCCTGCTGTTACAGCAGATAGTCGGTCACCAGCGCGCCAGCGAGTTATTGCTGCTGGGCGAGCGTTTTTCGGCACAGAAGGCGAGAGAGTACGGTATCGTCAATGAAGTATTGCCTGCCGCCGGTTATCTGGAACACGCCATGAACAAGGCTCATGAGCTGGCGAGGTTACCTGCTGATGCGGTGCAGACCTCCAAAGCACTGATCAAACGCAATCAGGCAAAACCGCTGGATGACATCATCACCACTGAACTGGAAGAGTTCGCCCGCTTGTTGCAGTCTCCCGATGCGCAGGCAGTCTTTCAGGCATTTCTTAACAAGAAGTCCCGCGCCTGA
- a CDS encoding (2Fe-2S)-binding protein has product MSLNVNGRTRRVDVTPQETLAHTLRYKLGLTGTKIGCNRGECGACTVTVDDVTNYACSTLTHSVKGRQVVTVEGLRAADGTLHAVQQAFIDELSPQCGFCTPGQIMSAVALLKTNPQPTREEARQALSGNLCRCGAYDHYLNGVMRASGQLS; this is encoded by the coding sequence GTGTCGCTTAACGTCAACGGGCGCACGCGCCGAGTGGACGTAACGCCACAGGAAACGCTGGCTCACACCCTGCGCTACAAACTCGGCCTGACCGGCACCAAAATTGGTTGTAACCGGGGTGAGTGCGGCGCCTGCACCGTGACCGTGGACGATGTCACCAACTATGCCTGCTCAACGCTGACACACTCAGTGAAGGGACGCCAGGTGGTTACGGTAGAAGGCCTGCGCGCCGCCGACGGCACTTTGCACGCGGTCCAGCAAGCGTTCATCGACGAACTCAGCCCACAGTGCGGTTTCTGTACGCCCGGCCAGATCATGTCTGCCGTTGCGCTGCTGAAGACCAACCCACAGCCTACCCGCGAAGAAGCGCGCCAGGCGCTGTCTGGCAACCTGTGTCGTTGTGGTGCTTATGATCACTATCTGAATGGCGTGATGCGCGCCTCGGGGCAATTGTCATGA
- a CDS encoding J domain-containing protein codes for MATNSRAEDNALILIRLLAPLLLAVLAYWGLRRISQRYSLSARQFKWLAGMAAALLIILVLIVMGRLPLQALAAPFLFLLTFLLRNGHWLMRILPMLRPKYQSQSSSQGGSAGPGVSAIKTSWLAMELTHSTGAMDGEVQDGQFAGTRLSDMSLDELLILARECRQDADSIQLLEAYLDRMFPDWRAHAEADVDTEGSGRSRSGGNDSLMTEALALEILGLGGDASREDITAAHRRLMQKMHPDRGGSDYLAQRINQARDFLLRNA; via the coding sequence TTGGCCACCAACTCTCGCGCTGAGGATAATGCATTGATTCTTATTCGTTTGTTGGCACCACTGCTACTGGCTGTGCTGGCCTACTGGGGGCTGCGACGCATCAGTCAGCGTTACTCGCTGTCGGCTCGCCAGTTCAAGTGGCTGGCAGGAATGGCGGCAGCGCTGCTGATAATTCTGGTACTGATTGTCATGGGGCGTCTTCCGCTTCAGGCGCTGGCGGCACCTTTTCTGTTTCTGCTGACCTTTCTGCTGCGCAATGGCCACTGGCTGATGCGCATCCTGCCCATGCTGCGCCCCAAGTATCAATCGCAGTCGTCATCTCAGGGCGGTTCGGCCGGCCCCGGTGTCTCGGCCATCAAAACCAGCTGGCTGGCAATGGAGTTGACGCACAGTACTGGTGCCATGGACGGTGAAGTGCAGGATGGTCAATTCGCCGGTACGCGCTTATCAGACATGTCGCTGGATGAGCTGCTGATTCTGGCCCGCGAGTGCCGGCAGGACGCAGATTCGATCCAGTTACTGGAAGCCTACCTGGATCGCATGTTCCCTGACTGGCGAGCGCATGCCGAGGCCGACGTCGATACCGAGGGCTCCGGGCGTTCGCGCTCAGGCGGCAATGATTCGCTGATGACAGAAGCGTTGGCACTGGAAATACTGGGCCTTGGCGGTGATGCCTCGCGTGAAGACATCACCGCCGCACACCGCCGTCTGATGCAGAAGATGCACCCGGATCGTGGTGGGTCGGATTACCTGGCACAGCGCATCAATCAGGCGCGGGACTTCTTGTTAAGAAATGCCTGA
- a CDS encoding FAD binding domain-containing protein has product MPAYDNMPAMELYQPVQVEDALSLASRLADRGWLLGGGQDTYGWIKDRAKRPEALIDLNGIESMRGIRETGDGIEIGALATLTEISSNPMIRERYELLAKAAAAVASPQIRNVGTIAGNVSQDVRCWYYRRGLDCYRAGGNLCYADTPEGQNREHALFNASRCVAVTPSDTGPALVALEAQMVINRDGGQRVVSAEDFFVGPAINITRTTVMEPGEILTAVRIPAKWANAEYFYEKVADRNVWDFALVSMAAVMRTEGGNIQESRLVCGAVECTPRRLHSVEQAIQGRPRNQATADMVAGMASAGAQPLTHNHYKMPLMDNLVQRVLTA; this is encoded by the coding sequence ATGCCAGCTTATGACAATATGCCAGCTATGGAGCTCTACCAGCCGGTACAGGTTGAAGACGCTCTATCTCTTGCCTCCCGGCTCGCGGACAGAGGATGGTTGCTCGGTGGCGGTCAGGACACCTACGGGTGGATAAAAGACCGCGCCAAGCGTCCGGAAGCACTGATTGACCTGAACGGCATCGAATCGATGCGCGGTATTCGGGAAACCGGTGACGGTATTGAAATCGGTGCCTTGGCGACACTGACAGAAATCTCCAGTAACCCAATGATTCGCGAGCGTTACGAACTGCTGGCAAAAGCCGCTGCAGCCGTGGCAAGCCCGCAGATTCGTAACGTCGGCACCATTGCCGGCAACGTGTCGCAAGACGTGCGTTGCTGGTACTACCGACGCGGCCTGGATTGCTACCGTGCCGGTGGCAACCTGTGTTACGCCGATACACCTGAAGGCCAGAACCGCGAACATGCACTGTTCAACGCCAGCCGCTGTGTTGCGGTCACTCCAAGTGACACTGGCCCGGCGCTGGTAGCACTGGAAGCACAGATGGTCATTAATCGGGACGGCGGTCAACGCGTTGTATCCGCAGAAGACTTTTTTGTGGGTCCCGCCATCAATATCACCCGAACCACCGTGATGGAACCGGGCGAAATACTGACCGCTGTTCGCATCCCGGCAAAATGGGCCAATGCTGAATACTTCTACGAGAAAGTGGCAGACCGCAACGTCTGGGACTTCGCTCTGGTCAGCATGGCCGCCGTCATGCGTACCGAAGGTGGCAACATCCAGGAGTCACGCCTTGTGTGTGGCGCTGTAGAATGCACACCACGTCGTCTGCACTCGGTTGAGCAGGCCATTCAGGGCCGCCCACGCAACCAGGCGACTGCCGACATGGTAGCAGGCATGGCCAGCGCCGGTGCCCAGCCGCTGACCCACAACCATTACAAGATGCCTTTGATGGACAATCTTGTACAGCGTGTGCTGACAGCGTAA
- a CDS encoding xanthine dehydrogenase family protein molybdopterin-binding subunit has product MTYKHIGKNFTPPDIEAKVTGAARYAEDFKREGMVFARLLTSPLPAGRIVNIDYSEALAMEGVVGILTTEDLPQPAPPANPSLASDIITYVGQPILAIAAVTEEIAENAIEKVRIDFERRPFVVDPLDTLVEGGANPYPSGNTLVRNAGDAAAGTTASGTDVGEVKWSRDAMNAFRAGRVPEGANFPEEWAFGELDAEFAQCTTIIEEPFVTIGQPHHALEPRTGMAYWENGRCFFHGSLQSHTIAVAPLAGMLGIDPANLVFINENTGGGFGGKIFPYPTMAVTGHLARKLNRPVQLRITREEEFYIGSARSGMQGRMKLGLKPNGDVGAVDVIIVGDAGSGGGASNSSAAEHISLMLQPAAMRFRGVTLYTNTTPRGAQRGPGQNEMAAVLAPIFDKAIRQAGLDRMTVRRQNAPVSEDKIGPRRSDLTSAYFPQAIQMGADMFNWDERQARSGQRNGNKVTGIGLGMGYHSAGASGYDGLCRIGTDGKLYLHTGVGNLGTYSYASVVRTAAEVLKVDWDNCEIVRGNTDLHLPYSTYQAGSNTMFTEIRTNFVAAQDALRKLKDIAAADLGGVADDYDIDGARVFLTSNSEQGMTYAEAAQRAVAMGGEYSGETFPDELNDVTKRSVQGLAGTGLIGVAKDSRHSGTVPSMTIGFMEIELDLGTGKYDIIDYTAVADCGTIIHPLGFSQSMNGGGVWGVGLSGYERHVYDPQNGLSANVGLYQAKVPTYLDVAQTNNTAGLNIADPQSPMGSRGVGEPSQGCAAAALSSAISDALGGHLFNRAPVTSDMIINHVAQLDHFNTGDMKTNTF; this is encoded by the coding sequence ATGACATATAAACATATTGGTAAGAACTTCACGCCACCGGATATCGAAGCGAAAGTAACTGGTGCCGCCCGTTATGCGGAAGACTTCAAACGCGAAGGCATGGTGTTTGCGCGGCTGCTGACCAGCCCCCTGCCGGCCGGCCGTATTGTCAATATTGACTACTCTGAAGCGCTGGCAATGGAAGGTGTGGTCGGTATTCTGACCACAGAAGACCTGCCACAGCCTGCACCACCAGCCAATCCGTCGCTGGCATCGGACATCATTACCTACGTTGGCCAGCCTATTCTGGCCATTGCTGCGGTAACTGAAGAGATTGCCGAAAACGCTATTGAAAAAGTCCGCATTGATTTCGAGCGCCGCCCCTTTGTGGTGGATCCGCTGGATACCCTGGTGGAAGGCGGAGCCAACCCATACCCCTCGGGCAACACGCTGGTGCGTAACGCCGGTGATGCGGCTGCGGGCACCACCGCATCAGGAACCGATGTAGGCGAAGTCAAATGGTCACGCGATGCCATGAACGCGTTCCGCGCTGGCCGTGTGCCGGAAGGCGCCAATTTCCCGGAAGAATGGGCGTTTGGTGAACTTGATGCAGAATTCGCCCAATGCACCACAATCATTGAAGAGCCGTTTGTGACCATCGGTCAGCCTCACCATGCGCTGGAGCCACGTACTGGCATGGCGTACTGGGAAAACGGTCGCTGCTTCTTCCACGGATCCCTGCAAAGCCATACCATTGCAGTGGCTCCGCTGGCCGGCATGCTGGGCATCGACCCTGCCAACCTGGTGTTTATCAATGAAAACACAGGTGGTGGTTTCGGCGGCAAGATCTTCCCGTATCCGACCATGGCCGTCACCGGTCATCTGGCGCGCAAACTGAATCGTCCGGTACAGCTGCGTATCACCCGTGAGGAAGAGTTCTACATCGGGTCTGCCCGCTCCGGCATGCAGGGCCGCATGAAACTGGGTCTGAAGCCCAACGGTGACGTCGGCGCAGTCGATGTCATCATCGTCGGTGATGCCGGCTCAGGTGGCGGCGCCAGCAACAGTTCAGCAGCCGAGCACATTTCTTTGATGCTGCAGCCGGCGGCCATGCGCTTCCGCGGTGTGACCCTGTACACGAACACGACGCCTCGTGGCGCCCAGCGTGGCCCGGGTCAAAATGAAATGGCGGCCGTATTGGCACCCATTTTTGACAAGGCCATTCGTCAGGCTGGTCTCGACCGCATGACCGTGCGCCGTCAAAACGCACCGGTCAGCGAAGACAAAATCGGACCCCGTCGCAGCGACCTGACCAGTGCCTACTTCCCGCAGGCCATTCAGATGGGCGCGGACATGTTCAACTGGGATGAGCGTCAGGCACGCTCCGGCCAGCGTAACGGCAACAAGGTAACCGGTATCGGTCTGGGCATGGGTTATCACTCTGCCGGCGCCAGCGGCTACGATGGTCTGTGCCGAATCGGCACCGATGGCAAGCTGTATCTGCATACCGGTGTTGGTAACCTGGGCACGTACTCATATGCATCGGTTGTGCGTACCGCTGCCGAAGTGTTGAAAGTGGACTGGGACAACTGCGAAATCGTTCGCGGCAACACCGATCTTCACCTGCCTTACAGCACTTATCAGGCGGGCAGCAACACCATGTTCACGGAAATACGCACTAACTTTGTTGCTGCACAGGATGCCTTGCGCAAGCTCAAAGATATTGCTGCCGCCGATCTGGGTGGTGTTGCCGACGATTACGACATCGACGGTGCACGGGTTTTCCTGACCAGCAATTCGGAACAGGGCATGACCTATGCGGAAGCCGCACAACGGGCTGTTGCCATGGGTGGTGAATACAGCGGTGAGACTTTCCCCGATGAGCTGAATGATGTTACCAAGCGCTCTGTTCAGGGCCTGGCTGGGACCGGCCTGATCGGTGTTGCCAAGGACAGCCGTCACTCGGGTACTGTGCCATCCATGACCATCGGTTTCATGGAAATCGAACTGGACCTGGGCACCGGCAAGTATGACATTATTGATTACACCGCTGTTGCCGACTGCGGCACCATCATTCACCCGCTGGGTTTCAGCCAGAGCATGAATGGCGGCGGTGTCTGGGGTGTGGGTCTGTCAGGTTACGAGCGTCATGTCTATGACCCTCAGAATGGTCTGTCTGCCAACGTTGGGCTGTACCAGGCGAAAGTCCCGACCTATCTGGATGTTGCACAGACCAATAATACAGCCGGTCTTAATATCGCAGATCCGCAAAGCCCGATGGGCTCACGCGGCGTCGGCGAACCCTCCCAGGGTTGCGCGGCAGCGGCACTTTCCAGCGCCATCTCCGACGCACTCGGTGGTCACTTGTTCAATCGCGCACCAGTTACATCGGACATGATCATCAATCATGTGGCGCAACTGGACCATTTCAACACCGGCGACATGAAAACGAACACATTCTGA